In Candidatus Binatia bacterium, a single window of DNA contains:
- a CDS encoding glycosyltransferase family 2 protein produces MFKDRKVIVVMPAYNAAGTLQKTYDEVMAQEVVDRVIVVDDASSDETLEVARSLPNTAVYRHERNRGYGANQKSCYRLALEEGADIVIMVHPDYQYTPKLIPAMAALIGNDLYSCALGSRILGGSAVAGGMPWWRFVANRFLTLTENLLLGSKLSEFHTGYRGFSKNLLERLSLEALSDDFVFDNQMLAQILWMGETVAEVSCPTRYDDDASSINFWRSVKYGFGCLRTGLTYRLARSGLIRTPLFPEEARQPAP; encoded by the coding sequence ATGTTCAAGGATCGAAAGGTGATCGTGGTGATGCCGGCGTACAACGCGGCAGGCACGTTGCAGAAGACCTATGACGAGGTCATGGCGCAGGAAGTCGTCGACCGCGTGATTGTCGTCGATGATGCGAGCAGCGACGAGACTCTCGAGGTCGCGCGGTCGCTCCCGAACACCGCCGTCTACCGTCACGAGCGGAATCGGGGTTACGGGGCCAACCAGAAGAGCTGCTACCGCCTCGCCCTGGAGGAGGGAGCGGACATCGTAATCATGGTCCACCCCGACTACCAGTACACTCCGAAGCTCATTCCGGCGATGGCGGCCCTGATCGGGAATGATCTCTATTCCTGCGCGCTCGGATCGAGAATTCTGGGCGGCTCAGCCGTCGCCGGCGGCATGCCCTGGTGGCGCTTCGTCGCGAATCGGTTTCTCACGTTGACGGAGAACCTCCTCCTGGGCTCCAAGCTCTCGGAGTTCCACACCGGTTACCGCGGCTTCTCGAAGAACCTGCTCGAGCGCCTGTCGCTCGAAGCGCTGTCGGACGATTTCGTCTTCGACAACCAGATGCTCGCGCAGATTCTCTGGATGGGCGAGACGGTCGCCGAGGTAAGTTGTCCGACGCGCTACGACGACGATGCTTCGTCGATCAACTTCTGGCGCAGCGTGAAGTACGGCTTCGGCTGCCTCCGTACCGGCTTGACCTACCGCCTCGCTCGCTCCGGCTTGATTCGTACCCCCCTCTTCCCCGAGGAAGCACGACAACCGGCCCCATGA